The Rhodocytophaga rosea genome has a segment encoding these proteins:
- a CDS encoding SusC/RagA family TonB-linked outer membrane protein, whose protein sequence is MKKCIYNFTIFILFLCCSHLALAQQTITGKVVDNTQQALPGVNVIVKGTTRGTATGVNGDYSISASSGEILVFSYLGFANTEVPVGNQSVVNVTLEAEARQLSEVVVTALGVERETKALGYTITEVAGANLTQARENNLANALAGRVAGVNVSGVASGPAGSSRVVIRGNKSLQGQNQPLYVIDGIPMDNSNFGQAGVWGGSDKGDGMASINPDDIESITVLKGASAAALYGARAANGVINITTKKGTARKGIGVEFNSNYVFERINNQTDLQEEFGSGSYQRSIPNDNTSPFIAVKPTTVRQAYDWGGDSWGPRFDGSPVMGFDGVTRPYSHTGNNWNRFYETGTTWTNTLALTGGGENQTFRFAVSDLRSKAVVPNSGFDRFNVSLATNGKFGKKLTFSAKVLYSHEKADNRPSLSDSPNNAFQSIYRMPGDHNVLDYKGDPNKLGAIPAGTEQALLDVYGKIPGEEYQQINNNWNQNPYWAAYQYSVDDERDRIIPSAQVRYNITDFLYVSGRAGMDWFTRRDQQITPQGTGHTRGGAMNEGEDRVREINLETSLGFNKTFGKFSVNGFVGANRMRRKTERLNLNGNAFNVPFFEAINNSVTRTFDFGYTESGINSIFGSAEIGYGGFVYITATARKDWFSVLNPDINDITYPSIGGSFVFTEAFNTMPAWLSFGKVRASWAQVGAANSVAPYQTQNTYSLLGATHLGVPMGSFSTAGGNNGTIPNRNLIPYTSTEVEFGADLRFLEDRIGLEVTYYSQKTTDDILNATISRASGFGSTLVNVGELTNKGVEILINATPVKGAFSWDVSLNFAKNVNKVVKLIEGNKELIVEEPRTRTVFVKHIVGQPFGVITGIVQQLSPDGQPVFEANGAPIGVPADKMQVLGNGLPDWTGGINNSFTFKNFHLDFLVDFKLGGEIYSGTNVRLTQFGLHKQTLQGREGYEPITVNGVIQTGTDANRNPIYEPFSKTLTPQEARNYWAQTGERRQDLFTYDASFAKLRQLTFGYTFPNSMLNKTPFSNLRLSFVARNLAILWKNTDNIDPESSYSSGNGQGLDYFAMPRTRSFGFNLGVGF, encoded by the coding sequence ATGAAAAAATGTATATATAATTTTACCATATTCATACTCTTTCTCTGCTGCAGCCACCTTGCTTTGGCACAGCAAACGATTACAGGAAAGGTAGTCGACAATACTCAGCAAGCATTACCCGGTGTAAACGTAATCGTTAAAGGCACTACCAGAGGTACAGCTACTGGTGTAAACGGAGATTATTCTATTAGTGCTTCCAGTGGCGAAATACTGGTATTCAGCTATTTAGGGTTTGCCAATACAGAAGTACCAGTAGGCAACCAGTCGGTAGTGAATGTAACCCTGGAAGCAGAAGCCCGCCAATTGAGCGAAGTCGTGGTTACTGCCCTGGGTGTGGAAAGAGAAACAAAAGCGTTAGGGTATACCATCACCGAAGTAGCAGGTGCTAACCTTACCCAGGCGCGTGAAAATAACCTGGCCAATGCCCTGGCAGGAAGAGTAGCCGGGGTGAATGTAAGTGGAGTAGCTTCTGGCCCTGCTGGTTCGTCTCGTGTCGTAATCAGGGGAAATAAATCGCTACAAGGGCAAAACCAACCACTCTATGTAATAGATGGTATTCCGATGGATAACTCTAATTTTGGACAAGCCGGTGTTTGGGGCGGTTCCGATAAAGGCGATGGGATGGCCAGTATCAACCCGGATGATATCGAGTCTATTACTGTATTAAAAGGTGCAAGTGCAGCAGCCTTATACGGAGCCAGAGCTGCGAACGGAGTTATCAACATCACTACTAAAAAAGGCACTGCCAGAAAGGGAATTGGCGTTGAATTTAATTCTAACTATGTATTTGAACGCATAAATAACCAGACTGATTTACAGGAAGAATTTGGCAGCGGCTCTTACCAGCGTTCTATTCCCAATGATAATACTTCGCCGTTTATTGCAGTAAAGCCTACTACCGTCCGGCAAGCCTATGACTGGGGAGGTGACTCCTGGGGTCCCAGATTTGATGGAAGCCCTGTGATGGGTTTTGACGGGGTGACAAGGCCTTATTCTCATACCGGCAACAACTGGAATAGATTTTACGAAACCGGCACCACCTGGACCAATACATTAGCTTTAACCGGAGGTGGTGAAAATCAAACTTTCCGCTTTGCCGTTTCCGATTTACGAAGCAAAGCAGTAGTACCGAATTCTGGGTTTGACAGGTTTAACGTGTCTCTGGCTACCAATGGAAAATTTGGCAAAAAGCTTACCTTTAGTGCAAAGGTATTATACTCACACGAAAAAGCAGATAACCGCCCCTCCCTGTCCGACTCACCCAATAATGCTTTTCAGTCGATCTACCGGATGCCAGGAGATCATAATGTACTGGATTACAAAGGTGACCCAAATAAGCTAGGCGCTATTCCTGCCGGAACAGAACAAGCGCTATTGGATGTATATGGTAAAATTCCCGGTGAAGAATATCAGCAGATTAATAATAACTGGAACCAGAATCCTTACTGGGCAGCTTATCAATATTCAGTAGATGATGAGAGAGACCGGATTATCCCTTCAGCACAAGTAAGATATAATATTACCGACTTTCTGTATGTTTCCGGAAGGGCTGGTATGGACTGGTTCACCAGAAGAGACCAGCAGATTACTCCACAAGGCACAGGACACACACGGGGAGGTGCTATGAATGAAGGAGAAGACCGGGTACGGGAAATTAACCTGGAAACTTCCCTGGGATTTAACAAAACCTTTGGTAAATTTTCTGTGAATGGTTTTGTTGGTGCTAACCGGATGCGCAGAAAAACAGAGCGGCTTAACCTGAACGGAAATGCATTTAACGTACCTTTCTTTGAGGCCATCAACAATTCGGTAACCCGTACTTTTGATTTTGGTTATACAGAATCTGGCATCAACTCAATATTTGGTTCTGCTGAAATTGGGTATGGCGGGTTTGTATACATAACTGCAACCGCCAGAAAAGACTGGTTCTCTGTATTAAATCCGGATATTAACGACATTACTTATCCTTCTATCGGTGGTAGCTTTGTGTTTACCGAAGCCTTTAATACAATGCCCGCCTGGTTGAGTTTTGGTAAGGTAAGAGCTAGCTGGGCGCAGGTAGGTGCAGCTAATTCAGTTGCTCCTTATCAAACCCAGAATACCTATTCCCTTTTAGGAGCTACCCACCTGGGCGTACCTATGGGCTCTTTTTCAACCGCAGGGGGTAATAACGGAACTATTCCTAACCGAAATTTAATTCCTTATACCTCCACTGAAGTTGAGTTTGGTGCAGATCTACGGTTCCTGGAAGACAGAATAGGCCTTGAGGTTACGTACTATAGTCAAAAGACTACAGATGACATTCTGAATGCCACTATTTCCAGGGCTTCCGGTTTTGGTTCTACTTTAGTGAACGTGGGTGAGCTGACAAATAAAGGTGTTGAAATATTAATAAATGCTACTCCAGTAAAAGGTGCTTTTTCCTGGGATGTATCGCTGAACTTCGCCAAAAACGTGAATAAAGTAGTTAAATTAATTGAAGGAAACAAGGAGTTAATTGTAGAAGAACCCAGAACCAGAACTGTGTTTGTAAAACACATTGTAGGCCAGCCTTTTGGTGTGATCACTGGTATCGTACAACAATTATCTCCGGATGGCCAGCCAGTATTCGAAGCAAACGGCGCACCCATCGGAGTACCGGCTGATAAAATGCAGGTACTAGGAAATGGTTTACCAGATTGGACTGGTGGTATCAATAACTCATTTACCTTTAAGAATTTCCACCTCGATTTCCTGGTAGACTTTAAATTAGGAGGGGAGATCTATTCTGGTACCAACGTACGCTTAACTCAATTCGGACTTCATAAACAGACACTTCAAGGACGTGAAGGGTATGAGCCTATCACTGTAAATGGTGTTATCCAGACTGGTACTGACGCTAACAGAAATCCGATTTATGAGCCGTTTAGCAAAACACTTACGCCACAAGAAGCAAGAAATTACTGGGCTCAAACCGGAGAAAGAAGGCAAGATCTTTTTACCTATGATGCTTCATTTGCAAAACTGCGACAGCTTACTTTTGGGTATACTTTCCCCAATAGTATGCTAAATAAAACACCTTTCTCAAATCTGCGCTTATCTTTCGTAGCACGTAACCTGGCTATACTCTGGAAAAATACAGACAATATCGATCCGGAGTCAAGTTATTCAAGCGGCAACGGACAGGGTCTGGATTATTTTGCTATGCCTCGTACCCGTAGCTTTGGATTTAACTTAGGAGTAGGATTTTAA
- a CDS encoding SusD/RagB family nutrient-binding outer membrane lipoprotein, whose amino-acid sequence MRYINKLVLCALVLVIPIAGCDTDDLHKLNINPQAVNQIDLNYLFSAAELGIASNGSAGDNRYIDWRTNIGMASYAIQQLAVAGGGIAPGDKYQENFETAAAPFEFTYNDQLKNIAEILKQTSTGGYAEGKYVNMRNAARIIRAFSFHRITDFYGAIPYTEANKGMEGIFFPKYDKQSAVYADLLKELDEASAALSASNPDEGFKKADFIYGGDIAKWKKWGYSLMLRLAMRVSNVDQAMATQYVTKAAAGGVFTSNEDNVWVKMGVGPSEWINQNGISRAFNPGDGGQPSYLSKTLVDFLKGTDPATAADDDPRLMVLSGGIGIWTATTWTPTNTDPVAQRGLPNGFDQGMLDGLEGKAVDQAATFSRINTLMLQDDDPYIIMNHAEVEFLMAEALERGIGTGISGTAADHYSAGVKSAMQMYTPFDASLTVSDAQVANYLTTYPYGVAKPALEMVYDQLWVSKFFNWWEAWSDWRRTGYPVLTPTNYPGNITGGTIPVRLKYPATEAASNPNFSAGATQPDLYTTKVWWDGGTE is encoded by the coding sequence ATGAGATATATAAATAAACTTGTTTTGTGTGCACTGGTGCTGGTGATCCCGATAGCCGGATGCGATACAGATGATCTGCATAAATTAAATATTAATCCGCAGGCAGTTAATCAAATTGATCTGAATTACCTTTTCTCCGCAGCTGAATTAGGGATTGCCTCTAATGGATCAGCCGGAGATAACCGCTATATTGACTGGCGTACTAACATAGGTATGGCCTCCTATGCTATACAGCAACTGGCTGTTGCAGGTGGCGGGATAGCACCAGGTGATAAGTATCAGGAAAACTTTGAAACTGCGGCTGCACCCTTCGAATTCACCTACAATGACCAGTTAAAAAATATTGCAGAGATTTTGAAGCAGACCAGCACTGGTGGATATGCGGAAGGTAAGTATGTGAATATGAGAAATGCCGCCCGTATTATACGAGCTTTCAGTTTTCACAGAATAACAGATTTCTATGGGGCTATTCCTTATACTGAAGCCAATAAAGGAATGGAAGGAATTTTCTTTCCGAAATATGATAAGCAATCTGCTGTTTACGCCGACCTGTTGAAAGAACTGGATGAAGCTTCCGCAGCGTTAAGTGCCTCTAATCCGGATGAAGGTTTTAAAAAAGCTGATTTTATTTATGGCGGAGATATTGCCAAATGGAAAAAATGGGGATATTCTTTGATGCTCCGGCTGGCTATGCGGGTTTCCAATGTAGACCAGGCTATGGCTACCCAATATGTAACCAAAGCGGCTGCCGGTGGGGTATTTACCAGCAATGAAGATAACGTATGGGTTAAGATGGGAGTAGGGCCAAGTGAATGGATCAATCAAAATGGTATTTCCCGTGCATTCAATCCCGGGGATGGAGGCCAGCCTTCATATCTGAGTAAAACTCTGGTAGATTTCCTGAAAGGCACAGATCCTGCTACAGCCGCCGATGATGATCCCAGATTAATGGTTCTTAGTGGGGGAATTGGTATCTGGACGGCTACTACCTGGACTCCTACAAATACGGATCCGGTAGCTCAGCGAGGTTTACCTAATGGATTTGATCAGGGAATGCTTGATGGACTAGAAGGAAAAGCTGTAGACCAGGCGGCAACTTTTTCGAGAATTAATACCTTAATGTTGCAGGATGACGATCCTTATATAATCATGAATCATGCGGAAGTAGAGTTCCTGATGGCTGAAGCCCTGGAAAGAGGTATAGGTACCGGAATTTCAGGCACTGCCGCAGATCATTACAGTGCTGGCGTAAAATCTGCCATGCAAATGTATACGCCTTTTGATGCTTCTCTTACTGTATCTGATGCTCAGGTTGCTAACTATCTGACCACCTATCCATATGGTGTAGCTAAACCGGCTTTAGAAATGGTATATGATCAATTGTGGGTAAGCAAATTCTTTAACTGGTGGGAAGCCTGGTCTGACTGGAGAAGAACCGGCTATCCTGTATTAACGCCTACCAATTATCCTGGTAATATAACTGGAGGCACCATACCTGTACGGCTTAAGTACCCTGCTACTGAGGCAGCAAGTAATCCGAATTTTTCTGCAGGTGCTACCCAACCTGACCTGTATACCACTAAAGTATGGTGGGATGGCGGAACGGAATAA
- a CDS encoding outer membrane protein assembly factor BamB family protein: MFRYRVMLFPACIMVLLGCLQCTGKKSQLVWDKNFFIIGSQSSPRAADLNDDGVLDMVIGAGKNEFQESEQGIIALNGKTGDILWQQTASDQVYGTATFYDISGDGVQDVFIGGRSPHLKALDGKTGKVLWEYKYQFENDSILQYARYNFYNLALVPDQNKDGFPELLTLNGGNAKAEPNSEENRFPGVLMVLDSKTGLVLAADTMPDGKESYMSPMCFAQPGSQEYHIIFGTGGETISGSLYMARLSDLMQRKLSAATILATEKGHGFVAPPVLADISGDGFYDIVAISHGSTAFAINGRNHKLLWQRNIPGTESSNSFAVGYFTNDKVPDFFTFVSKGVWPANTGTLQILLDGKDGHIAYQNNLGCSGFSSPVVYDLNNDGRDEAIISINEYDCNRNLIDKSSFTVENKLLAIDFNKQSVSPIDQTKGFKNIFSTPWLGDIDGDGYLDIVHCQYFSHSDLLSFLGMRMKRIDTPVKMRKEPLWGPIWVPEGMAYFR, from the coding sequence ATGTTCAGGTATAGAGTTATGTTGTTTCCGGCTTGTATTATGGTTTTGCTAGGCTGTCTGCAATGTACCGGTAAAAAAAGCCAGCTGGTATGGGATAAAAACTTTTTCATCATTGGCTCCCAATCCTCACCGAGGGCAGCAGATTTGAATGACGATGGGGTGTTGGATATGGTGATAGGTGCCGGAAAAAATGAGTTCCAGGAAAGTGAGCAGGGTATTATTGCCCTGAATGGAAAAACAGGCGATATATTATGGCAACAAACTGCGTCCGATCAGGTATATGGAACGGCCACATTTTACGATATTTCAGGCGATGGTGTACAGGATGTTTTTATTGGTGGACGTTCTCCGCATTTGAAAGCCCTGGATGGAAAAACCGGAAAAGTGTTATGGGAATACAAATATCAGTTTGAGAATGATTCTATATTACAGTATGCCCGCTATAATTTTTACAACCTGGCACTGGTACCCGATCAGAATAAAGATGGATTTCCTGAACTGCTCACCCTGAATGGAGGTAATGCCAAAGCCGAGCCTAATTCTGAAGAAAACCGTTTTCCCGGCGTACTGATGGTGCTCGACTCAAAAACCGGACTGGTGCTTGCCGCTGATACCATGCCCGATGGGAAGGAATCGTATATGTCTCCTATGTGTTTTGCCCAGCCTGGCAGCCAGGAGTATCATATTATTTTTGGTACTGGGGGAGAAACTATCTCCGGAAGCTTGTATATGGCCAGACTTTCCGACCTGATGCAAAGAAAATTGTCAGCCGCTACCATACTCGCCACTGAAAAAGGGCATGGATTTGTTGCCCCGCCTGTACTGGCCGATATTTCAGGCGATGGCTTTTACGATATTGTGGCTATTTCGCATGGCAGTACGGCGTTTGCCATTAATGGCCGGAATCATAAACTATTGTGGCAACGGAATATTCCTGGTACTGAATCGAGTAATAGTTTTGCGGTGGGTTATTTCACGAACGACAAAGTGCCTGATTTTTTTACTTTCGTGAGCAAAGGCGTTTGGCCGGCAAATACCGGCACCTTACAGATTTTACTGGATGGCAAAGATGGACACATTGCTTATCAGAATAACCTGGGTTGTTCCGGATTTTCTTCGCCCGTGGTATACGACCTGAATAACGACGGACGGGACGAGGCCATCATCAGTATTAATGAATACGATTGTAACCGGAATTTAATTGATAAATCTTCGTTTACGGTAGAAAATAAGCTGCTGGCAATTGATTTTAACAAACAATCCGTAAGTCCCATCGACCAGACGAAAGGATTTAAAAATATATTCTCTACCCCCTGGCTGGGCGATATAGATGGCGATGGCTACCTGGATATTGTACATTGCCAGTATTTTAGCCATTCCGATTTGCTCTCTTTTCTGGGTATGCGGATGAAACGGATTGATACGCCAGTGAAAATGAGGAAGGAGCCGCTATGGGGGCCTATATGGGTTCCAGAGGGGATGGCATATTTCCGGTAG